The DNA sequence GCCAGCTCTTCCCGGCACTGCTCGCCGGAGCCGGCATCCAGGGAGGTACCACCTACGGCAGTTCCGACCGTCAGGCCACTAAACCGATTGAGCATCCCACGACTCCTGAAGACCTCGCCGCCACCATCTACTGGGCGCTGGGAATCGACCCGGGCCTGATGCTCCCCGACTCCCTCGAACGCCCCATCCCCATAAACGACGGCGGCGAACCGCTCAAACAGCTCTTCGGCTGAAGATGAATTACTGTTCGATGCCGGGGTGGTCCCGAATGCAATTCGGGATTGCCGCAGGCAACAGGAGGTCGCAGAGCACACGCAGTCTGTTTCTATTTCGCACCTCAATCTCACTCCAGTGCTCATCAAGACATGATCATCCACCACATCTGTTCTCCCAAATTCCCACCTGCCCAAATTCCAGCCTGTCGTGTTCCTCACTGAACGTCCCTCTCATCGACCTGCTCAAATCGAACTTGATCGCCTCTTTCCGAATCGTATCTTGTTGCAATTGTGCTTCGCGCGCGAGGCGGACGATGCGTGCACTGGAACACGACGAACCAGTGACCCAGATGCACCTGAATCGACGTCGAATTTTCCCGTTTTTCACCGGAACAGTTTGAACCGGTTCTCAATGTCTCGTCCCATTTCAAATCATTTCGGAGCATACTCAACGCATTTCAAATGATTCTCACCTGAATTTCAGATGCACTCACAGTGACTTCAGAATACGAATTCCACTTAACGCCCTCGCGCCGTTCGGGAAGATGGCATCCGTTCGCAGCCGCGTATAAAAACAACGCCTGCCATCACCCACAAACATAACCATCGGCACCGACGGGAACAGACAAAAACCGTCAGTGCCCCCCGTAGGTACTGCGCAAATTGAACTGTGAAGCGGGATCAGCTCGCTTCCGTAACAGAACACAGAATCCAAAAATTCTTGCATTCTCGACCACAATCGGCTTCAATCATGGTTGTCAACATCATCCCGCCTGTCCCCGTGTATCGATAAAAGGTTTCCCATGTTGCGCTCAGCCTTGATCACCGCCTGCCTGTTCTCGACCTCTGTCTGTTTCGCCGCAGACGCAACTCCGAAATTCAAACCACAGACCATCGACGATACCGTCGAGATCGGCTACGGCACCGCCATCGGTGATGTCAACGGAGATGGAAAGCCGGACATCCTGCTGGCCGACAAGAAGGAATTCGTCTGGTACGAAAACCCGAGCTGGCAGCGACACGTCATCGCCGAGAACCTCACCGAACGCGACAACGTCTGCATCGCCGCCCGCGATATTGACGGCGACGGAAAAGTCGAAATCGCTGTCGGCGGAGAATGGAATCCCGGCGACACCCTGAATTCCGGTGCGGTCTTCTATCTCGTTCCCCCAACCGACCGCAGCCAACTCTGGGAACCGGTGAAGCTACCCCACCAGCCGGTCGTGCATCGTATGCGCTGGGTCAAACTGGACGATCAGAAGTTCGCACTCGTCGTTTCCCCTCTGCACGGAAAAGGCAACAAGCGGGGCGAAGGGGCCGGCGTCAAACTCATCGCTTACGAAAAGCCGGACAACCCCCGGGACGAGTGGCAGCAGACCATCATCGAAGATACGATGCATGTCACTCACAATCTCGATCCTGCCCAGTGGATTCCGTCCACACCGGCGGAAGAAATTCTCTATGCCGGCCGCGAAGGTGCGATGCTGCTCTCCTACCAGAACGGAAAATGGTCTACTCAGAAATTCCCCCTCATCGAAGGGAGTGGAGAAATCCGCATGGGCCAGCTGGCACCAGAGAATCAGTTCATCGCCACCATCGAACCCCTGCACGGCGACCGCCTGGTACTCTACCAGTCTACTGCCTCGAACAAGGGAATCGACCAGCGCCAGGTTCTGGACGACAACATCAAAGCCGGCCACGCGGTCGCCACGGCAGACCTGTTCGGTGATTCGCGACAGGAAATCGTCGCAGGCTGGCGTACGCCCAACAAAGATCAGAAGGTGGGCGTCAAAGTCTACTGGGCCACCGACGCTTCAGGAAAAACGTGGGAGTCAGCCTGGATCGACGACAACGGCATGGCCTGTGAAGACCTGCGTCTGGGCGACCTGAACGGCGACGGCAAAATTGACATCGTCGCCGCCGGTCGCAATTCCCATAATCTGAAGATCTACTGGAACGAATCGAAGTAGACCAACCGGCTACATCGTCCTGCCGCCATCGACGACCAGCAGCTGCCCGGTCGAGAGTGACGTTCCCAGCGCGAGATAGACCACGGTATCCGCGATATCTTCCGGCAGGGCAGGGCGGGGGATTGGGTACTCGGAGGTCATCTCCGCCAGCTGTTCGTCAGTCATCACCCGCTTCAGCCAGCGGCTGTCGATCGGACCGGGACAGACAGAATTCACGCGAATCTCCGGTCCGAGGGCACGGGCCAGTGATTTCGTCATCGTATTCAGCGCCCCCTTACTCGCACAGTAAGGCACACTCGAACCGCGTCCATCAACGCCTGCCGTCGAACTCACGTTCACCGCCGCGCCAATATCACTCTCGCGCAACAGCTTCGCGGCGGCACGAATACAGAAGAAGGGGCCCTTCAGATTCACACCCAGCAGGCGATCCCAGATCTCCTCGGTCACCGCGTCCAGGTCGGTGTGTTCGATGAATTCGGTAGTCCCCGCATTATTCACGAGTACATCCAGTCGCCCCCATTTCTCTTCAACCTCGCCCACCATCTTCTTGACGCCGGCATCATCGCTGACATCGCACTGAATCAACAGCGCCTGCACACCCAGTTCTTCCACCAGCGTTTTGGTTTCCTCGGCTTCTGCCTGGCTCTGCGAATAGTTGACGACGATGTCAAAGCCCTCTTCGGCCAGCCGCAGGGCACAGGCCCGGCCCACGCCTGTGGCAGAACCGGTAATCAGGGCGACGTAATTATCATTCATCTGGGTTGTTTCCATATAAAACTTGTGTTTGAGAAAGCACGAATCAGCAGAGCTTAACCGCAGGGGTTGGCTTCGACAATGCCCCAGTCAACTTCCACTCCCAGTCCGGGAGCCTCGGGCAATGTAATCACAGGGCCTTCGATCTGTAGCGGATTTTTGACGACCGAGATTTCATGGTATTCCGGTCCCAGAATATCCCCCGGGTACTCTTCGATGTTCATGTTGGGGCAGGCGATCACCGAATGACACATCGCGGCCGAGGCGATATCCAGCTCCAGGTTCGAACCGATACTGCAGGGGATTCCATGTTCGCCGGCGTATTTCACAATCTCGACCGTCTTGCTGATGCCTCCGTTCTTGCCGGGATACACGTTGATCACATCGCAGGCTTCGTTACGAATACACTCTTTGGCATCCGCCAGGTCAAAGCAGATGTCATCCGCCATGATCTCGGGCTTGATCGCCCGTCTCACTTCAGCCAGTGCGGCGAAATCGCCCCGGTGCGTGGGCTGTTCGAACAGGGCCACATTGAAGTCTTCCATGCGTTCCATCGCGGCAATCGCGGTCGCTGCATCCCAGCCCGCGTTCGCATCGATGGTCAGTTCCAGGTTCGGCCCCATCGTTTCCCGCACCATTTTGACGCGGGCCACATCGTCATCGGGATTCGTCCCCACCTTGACCTTAATCGTGCTAAAACCGGCTTCCACCAGTTCTTTTGTCCGCCGCTCCGCCCGTTCCAGCGAGTAAGCGCCCATGGAGAACCGGCACTTAATCGAACGGCTGCGGGCAGCGCCGCCCAGCAGTTCATATACGGGCTTACCCGCTTCTTTGCCTTTAATATCCCAGCAGGCCATCTCAATCGCCGACTTGGCAAACCAGTTCCCCTGCGCGATCTTGTCCATAATCAGATTCACGCCATCAATATCACACGGATCATGCCCCAGCAGCAGGGGAGTAAAAATGCGATCCACCAGTGCCTGGGCGCCCCAGACCGTCTCACCACTCCAGCGGGAGATGACCGTCGCCTCGCCGGCCCCTTCAATCCCGGCATCGGTCTCGACGCGCAACACCAGATATTGAGAAACATCATGTTTCCCCAGTGCGGAGATCATGCGGCGTTCCGGTTTGAGGGGAATGCGTACGGGAAAGGTCTTAATCGCGGTAATCTTCATGGCTGGTCGTCTCGCTTCCTTTCAGAGTGAGTAAGAACTCAAACATCAACCGGCGCGGGTTGGGGATGGTTGCTCTCATAATACCAGAACCCGTATCAATCAGAAATCATCAGCCCCACCGTGAACCCAAAAATCCTCGGTCCGGGGTGGGCCCGAATGCAATTCGGGCCGAGCGCAGCGAGCAGGAAACTGACAGGGAGAGAGACCAATCCAGAACCAGGAAACCAAGCTGAGCGAGTCGTAGGGGCGGTGTCCATGTGCCCGCCCGCCTGGTGACATCCAGATCAGATCACACTTCGAATGGGACCGGATACCACTTTCGAATAACACAACACAGAGTGGCCCCTACGTGTTACCCTCAGTTGAATTCCCCCCCGCATTCCGCTAAAAGCAACGTACACTTTATGCCTCAATCCCGAACCCTGAACTCAGCGAGTTTTCCGTGTCTACACTGTCAGATCGTCTCCCCACCACCGAACAACGCATCCTCGCAGGGATCGAAGCAGGACTGCATACCGGCGTACAGATCTACGTCTCTCACCAGGGAGAAACCATCGCGGATACCGGCGTCGGCGAAGCACGTCCCGGAGTGCCTATGACCGCCGAGACAATCAACCTCTGGCTCTCTGCAGGCAAACCACTGACAGCGATGGCCATCGCCCGGCTCTGGGAACAGGGACAACTGAGCCTCGACGACCGCGTCACCCGGTACATCCCCGAGTTCGGCACGCACGGTAAAGAACCGATCACGCTGCTGCACATCCTCAATCACACTGCCGGCTTCCGTAACGTCGATCCCGGCTGGCCGGAACTGAGCTGGGAAGAATCCCTGCAACGCATCTGTGACGCGCCCCTCGAAGAGAACTGGCAGATTGGTAAATCTGCAGGTTACCATGTGTCGTCCAGCTGGTTCATCCTCGGTGAAGTCCTGCAACGGATTACTGAAACCGCTTATCCCCAGGCCATGCGGGAACTGATTCTCGAACCGCTGGGTATGACCGGCAGCTGGCTCGGCATGCCTGCAGAAGTCTACGACCAGTCCCAGGAGAACATCGCGTACGTGTACCAGCGAGATAAAGGGGAGATGCTGCTTACCGACTGGCACGAGGCGCCGCGGTGTGTCAAAGCTTCGCCCGGCGGCAATGCCCGCGGCCCCATCCGTGAGCTGGGCTGGTTCTACGAATGCCTGCTCAATGCGGGAATGCCTCTGTTTGATCCACAGACAGTTGAAACCATGACCACCCGACATCGCGTCGATGAATTCGACCTGACCCTGCAGCACAAGGTCGACTATGGTCTGGGCTTCATCGTCAATTCAAATCGCTACGGCGCTCAAACCGTTCCCTACGGATTTGGTGAGGCCGCTTCCGAGCCGACCTTCGGACACGGCGGCTCTCAGTCTTCCATCGCTTTTGCAGATCCTGAGCGGGAACTGGTCGTCGCGGTTGTCGCGAATGGCAGACCAGGTGAACCCAAACACCAGCGCCGCGCAAAAGAAATCAACGACGCCATCTACGCCGACCTCGGACTGGCATAGAGAACTCACAGCGGGTGGTCCCGGATGCAATCCGGGATTGCCGCAGGCAACAGGAGGTCTCAGTTCTCACGTTGTCTGATAAGCAAACGCGCCTCACTCAAGTTGCTATTCAGCATCAAAAATGAGAACTGAAATCGCAAGTTCCCACCGCAACTTCCTGCTCGCTGCGCTCGGCCCGAATTTTATTCGGACCCACCCATCACTGATCTCTCAATCAGAGAATGAAAGGAATCCCTAAGGCGCCACCGCACCCACATAGGGTTTCATCCCACCAGGTGTCCCCGCAACCTTACGGGCCGGGTTGTCCGCGGCAGGGGCCAGGAACTTCTCATCGCCGGGCGTGGTGGAAACAAAATCGTTCAACTTCGCGTCACCCTGTTTGCCTTTGTTCTTGAACAGAGTCAGTTCGTTCGCAGGCACCGGGCTGGGCGCTGTCCGGGAGGAATAGTTCTCCTGGGCTTTCAGAATTTTGCCCCAGAGCTCGGGATTATTATTCTGTTCCACTTTGGCTTCCGCCCCTTCGACAGTCGAGAACAGGTTACGGGAAATTTCCACCAGTTCGCTGTCGGGTGTCGGCATCGCGGTGATCACAATCGCCGAGTTGGTGATAAAGAAAGTGTTGTTGGTCAGTTTGAGACTGCTGAAGGTATATCCCAGCGACTCGAACTGAATGCCCGTCATGCTTTCTGAGAATATACACTCCTTGATCTGCGTATCCCGCACACTGGAAGAGAACCGCGCACCAACCTGCATCGCTGTCAGGCAGCGGACATTCGCCAGAACCAGACCACGGTTCGTTTCGCCGGTGAAGTCCAGGCCGATGGCTTTCGGACTGCCTGACTTAAGGCTTACATTCTCCAGCAGGAACGGTTCATTTCCCAGGCCGGAAACCCCTTTCGCCAGGACTCCGGTCTGTTGGAAATCATTGACCTTCAGATTTTTCAGACTGGTTCCTACGAGGTACTCGGACAGCTCAATCGCCACCTTCTTCCCCTGGGCACGGATTAAGAATCCATCGATCGTCAGCCCTTCAATTCCCTTGAGATTCAGCACCGCTTCGGGCCCCTCGGGAGCCAGAATCACCGGCTTACCGCTCTCGGCCACGATGGTAATTCCCTTGGGATAACTCAGATCCGAATTATCGATCTGAATCCGCTCTTTGAGTTCCTGGCCGGCGGCCACCTTGATTGTGTACTGTTTACTGTCCACGCCAAAAGTTTTGCCAAAGACAATCTTGATATCTTTCAGAGCCGCGGCGATCGTTTTGTATTTCGCCTCCGGCCCCACCATGATTTCATCCGGCAGGCTGTCCGGTTCGGGCGGTGGCGCCGGTTCGGTCTTTTTATCAGCGACCACTTCCGGGGCGGGCTTCTCATCTTCGCCGCCGGAAAGGGCAAACATCACCACGCCGATAATCAACAGCACCCCAATCCCGCCGCCAATCACTGCAGGCATGATCCACTGACGTCCGCCGATGACAGCTTCTGCGGCAGCCGCCTCTTCTACGACCTCCGCTTCTTCCTCATCCACTTCTGCTTCGAGGATCACA is a window from the Gimesia benthica genome containing:
- a CDS encoding FG-GAP repeat domain-containing protein: MLRSALITACLFSTSVCFAADATPKFKPQTIDDTVEIGYGTAIGDVNGDGKPDILLADKKEFVWYENPSWQRHVIAENLTERDNVCIAARDIDGDGKVEIAVGGEWNPGDTLNSGAVFYLVPPTDRSQLWEPVKLPHQPVVHRMRWVKLDDQKFALVVSPLHGKGNKRGEGAGVKLIAYEKPDNPRDEWQQTIIEDTMHVTHNLDPAQWIPSTPAEEILYAGREGAMLLSYQNGKWSTQKFPLIEGSGEIRMGQLAPENQFIATIEPLHGDRLVLYQSTASNKGIDQRQVLDDNIKAGHAVATADLFGDSRQEIVAGWRTPNKDQKVGVKVYWATDASGKTWESAWIDDNGMACEDLRLGDLNGDGKIDIVAAGRNSHNLKIYWNESK
- a CDS encoding mandelate racemase/muconate lactonizing enzyme family protein; this translates as MKITAIKTFPVRIPLKPERRMISALGKHDVSQYLVLRVETDAGIEGAGEATVISRWSGETVWGAQALVDRIFTPLLLGHDPCDIDGVNLIMDKIAQGNWFAKSAIEMACWDIKGKEAGKPVYELLGGAARSRSIKCRFSMGAYSLERAERRTKELVEAGFSTIKVKVGTNPDDDVARVKMVRETMGPNLELTIDANAGWDAATAIAAMERMEDFNVALFEQPTHRGDFAALAEVRRAIKPEIMADDICFDLADAKECIRNEACDVINVYPGKNGGISKTVEIVKYAGEHGIPCSIGSNLELDIASAAMCHSVIACPNMNIEEYPGDILGPEYHEISVVKNPLQIEGPVITLPEAPGLGVEVDWGIVEANPCG
- a CDS encoding SDR family NAD(P)-dependent oxidoreductase produces the protein MNDNYVALITGSATGVGRACALRLAEEGFDIVVNYSQSQAEAEETKTLVEELGVQALLIQCDVSDDAGVKKMVGEVEEKWGRLDVLVNNAGTTEFIEHTDLDAVTEEIWDRLLGVNLKGPFFCIRAAAKLLRESDIGAAVNVSSTAGVDGRGSSVPYCASKGALNTMTKSLARALGPEIRVNSVCPGPIDSRWLKRVMTDEQLAEMTSEYPIPRPALPEDIADTVVYLALGTSLSTGQLLVVDGGRTM
- a CDS encoding serine hydrolase domain-containing protein, yielding MSTLSDRLPTTEQRILAGIEAGLHTGVQIYVSHQGETIADTGVGEARPGVPMTAETINLWLSAGKPLTAMAIARLWEQGQLSLDDRVTRYIPEFGTHGKEPITLLHILNHTAGFRNVDPGWPELSWEESLQRICDAPLEENWQIGKSAGYHVSSSWFILGEVLQRITETAYPQAMRELILEPLGMTGSWLGMPAEVYDQSQENIAYVYQRDKGEMLLTDWHEAPRCVKASPGGNARGPIRELGWFYECLLNAGMPLFDPQTVETMTTRHRVDEFDLTLQHKVDYGLGFIVNSNRYGAQTVPYGFGEAASEPTFGHGGSQSSIAFADPERELVVAVVANGRPGEPKHQRRAKEINDAIYADLGLA